The proteins below are encoded in one region of Kogia breviceps isolate mKogBre1 chromosome 8, mKogBre1 haplotype 1, whole genome shotgun sequence:
- the CKS2 gene encoding cyclin-dependent kinases regulatory subunit 2, whose translation MAHKQIYYSDKYFDEHYEYRHVMLPRELSKQVPKTHLMSEEEWRRLGVQQSLGWVHYMIHEPEPHILLFRRPLPKDQQK comes from the exons ATGGCCCATAAGCAGATCTACTACTCGGACAAGTACTTCGATGAGCACTACGAGTACCG GCATGTCATGTTACCCAGAGAACTTTCCAAACAAGTACCCAAAACTCATCTGATGTCTGAAGAGGAGTGGAGGAGACTTGGTGTCCAACAGAGTCTAGGCTGGGTTCATTACATGATTCATGAGCCAG aacCACACATTCTTCTCTTTAGACGACCTCTTCCAAAAGATCAACAAAAATGA